The following proteins come from a genomic window of Streptomyces sp. NBC_00539:
- a CDS encoding DNA polymerase IV, which translates to MRAAPTILHLDMDAFYAAVEQASKPSLRGKPVIVGGLGPRGVVATASYEARRFGVHSAMPTAQARRLCPNGAYLIPRFTLYREVSETVMALLRALSPLVEPLSLDEAFVDLEAGGVAFDSATARATGERLRADIMAATGLSGSVGLAGSKMLAKVASEEAKPAGLLLIEPGTERELLAPMSVRTLPGVGPATGEHLRRAGITTVGDLAEAGEDELVRMVGRAHGAGLYRMALGLDDRPVVAERDAKSVSVEDTFDVDLHDRVRIRYEVQRLADRCVGRLRGSGHSGRTIVLKVRRYDFSTLTRSETLRGPTDDPAVVREAAQRLLESVDTTGGVRLLGVGVTGLADYTQEDLFAQADALAEALAAPGGAEGGPAGEPEADGPDGAQEPDGAAVAGVAAAPVTGGVEEPEPAAERRWPAGSDVMHAVYGPGWVQGSGIGRVTVRFERPGSAPGRVRTFRLDDPELEPSDPLPLVGELGEEEGPDSR; encoded by the coding sequence GTGAGAGCCGCGCCGACCATCCTCCACCTGGACATGGACGCCTTCTACGCCGCCGTGGAGCAGGCGTCGAAGCCGAGCCTGCGCGGAAAGCCGGTGATCGTCGGCGGCCTCGGACCGCGCGGGGTCGTCGCCACCGCCTCCTACGAGGCCAGGCGGTTCGGGGTGCATTCCGCGATGCCGACGGCCCAGGCCAGGCGGCTGTGCCCGAACGGCGCGTACCTGATCCCCCGCTTCACCCTGTACCGGGAGGTCAGCGAGACCGTCATGGCCCTGCTGCGGGCCCTGTCCCCCCTGGTGGAGCCGCTCAGCCTCGACGAGGCGTTCGTGGACCTGGAGGCGGGCGGTGTCGCCTTCGACTCGGCGACCGCCCGGGCCACGGGGGAGCGGCTGCGGGCCGACATCATGGCCGCCACCGGGCTCAGCGGCTCCGTGGGGCTGGCCGGCTCCAAGATGCTGGCCAAGGTCGCCTCGGAGGAGGCCAAACCGGCCGGGCTGCTGCTGATCGAGCCCGGGACGGAGCGGGAACTGCTCGCGCCGATGTCGGTGCGGACCCTGCCGGGCGTCGGACCGGCCACCGGGGAGCACCTGCGGCGGGCCGGGATCACCACGGTGGGGGACCTGGCCGAGGCCGGGGAGGACGAGCTGGTCCGGATGGTCGGGCGGGCCCACGGGGCGGGGCTCTACCGCATGGCGCTGGGCCTGGACGACCGGCCCGTGGTCGCCGAGCGGGACGCGAAGTCGGTGTCCGTGGAGGACACCTTCGACGTGGACCTGCACGACCGGGTGCGGATCCGGTACGAGGTGCAGCGGCTCGCCGACCGCTGTGTGGGGCGGCTGCGCGGCTCGGGCCACTCCGGGCGCACCATCGTGCTCAAGGTGCGGCGCTACGACTTCTCGACGCTGACCCGCTCGGAGACGCTCCGGGGCCCCACCGACGACCCTGCGGTGGTGCGGGAGGCGGCCCAGCGGCTGCTGGAGTCCGTGGACACCACGGGCGGGGTGCGGCTGCTGGGGGTCGGGGTGACGGGGCTCGCGGACTACACGCAGGAGGACCTGTTCGCCCAGGCCGACGCGCTGGCCGAGGCGCTGGCCGCGCCGGGGGGCGCCGAAGGCGGCCCGGCGGGAGAGCCGGAGGCCGATGGGCCGGACGGGGCGCAGGAGCCCGATGGGGCGGCCGTGGCGGGCGTGGCGGCCGCGCCGGTCACCGGCGGCGTGGAGGAGCCCGAGCCGGCCGCCGAGCGTCGCTGGCCGGCCGGCAGCGACGTCATGCACGCGGTCTACGGCCCGGGCTGGGTCCAGGGGAGCGGGATCGGCCGGGTGACGGTGCGCTTCGAGCGGCCCGGATCGGCGCCGGGGCGGGTACGCACCTTCCGGCTGGACGACCCCGAACTGGAGCCGTCCGATCCGCTGCCGCTCGTGGGGGAGCTCGGGGAGGAGGAGGGACCGGACAGCCGTTAG
- a CDS encoding PRC-barrel domain-containing protein, which produces MQTDIDPRSLIGRKAFDRNGAKIGTVDEVYLDDATGVPEWAAVRTGLFSRDAFVPLEPSEVVDDTLRVPFERSLIKDAPDFGVGRHLSPEQELQLYHHYGLDVTLPTDFHHPPPPAQPRDFGSLAGEG; this is translated from the coding sequence GTGCAGACCGACATCGATCCCCGCAGTCTCATCGGCCGCAAGGCGTTCGACCGCAATGGCGCCAAGATCGGCACCGTGGACGAGGTCTACCTCGACGATGCCACCGGCGTACCCGAGTGGGCCGCCGTGCGGACCGGCCTGTTCAGCCGGGACGCCTTCGTTCCGTTGGAGCCCAGTGAGGTGGTCGACGACACGCTCCGGGTGCCCTTCGAACGTTCCCTGATCAAGGACGCCCCGGACTTCGGGGTCGGCCGCCACCTCTCCCCGGAGCAGGAACTCCAGCTCTACCACCACTACGGGCTGGACGTGACCCTGCCGACGGACTTCCACCACCCCCCGCCTCCTGCGCAGCCCCGCGACTTCGGCAGCCTGGCCGGCGAGGGCTAA
- the gcvP gene encoding aminomethyl-transferring glycine dehydrogenase yields MTANRIPLSQLERGIPFEQRHIGPDAEAQAKMLAQVGYGSLDELTAAAVPDVIKTAAALNLPEARTEAEVLAELRSLADRNQVLSSMIGLGYYGTFTPPVILRNVMENPAWYTAYTPYQPEISQGRLEALLNFQTVVADLTGLPTSGASLLDEGTAAAEAMSLARRVGKVKGGVFLIDADALPQTIAVIETRAEPIGVEVVVADLSEGIPAEIAERGVFGVLLQYPGASGAVREIKPVIDQAHELGAIVTVSADLLALTLLVSPGELGADIAVGTTQRFGVPMGFGGPHAGYMAVQAKHARSLPGRLVGVSVDADGNKAYRLALQTREQHIRREKATSNICTAQVLLAVMAGMYAVYHGPDGLRTIARRTHRYAALLAAGLTAGGVEVVHGAYFDTVTARVPGRAAEVVAAAREAGVNLYRADADLVSIACDETTLRADIEAVWGAFGVTADIEALDATAEDTLPEGLLRSDQYLTHPVFHQHRSETAMLRYLRKLADKDYALDRGMIPLGSCTMKLNATTEMEPVTWPEFGQLHPFAPVEQAEGYLTLITELEERLCEVTGYDKVSIQPNAGSQGELAGLLAVRAYHRANGDEQRTICLIPSSAHGTNAASAVMAGMKVVVVKTADDGEVDADDLRAKIEQYRDELAVLMITYPSTHGVFEEHVADICAQVHEAGGQVYVDGANLNALVGLAKPGHFGGDVSHLNLHKTFCIPHGGGGPGVGPVGVRAHLAPYLPNHPLQPTAGPETGVGPISAAPWGSAGILPISWSYVRLMGGEGLKRATQVAVLGANYIAKRLEPHYPVLYTGPGNLVAHECIIDLRPLSKTTGVSVDDIAKRLIDYGFHAPTMSFPVAGTLMIEPTESEDLAEIDRFCDAMIAIRGEIERVAGGEWPVDDNPLANSPHTAAALGGEWNHPYSRDEAVFPGGVTAAEKYWPPVRRIDGAFGDRNLVCSCPPLDEYDA; encoded by the coding sequence ATGACCGCCAACCGCATTCCGCTCTCTCAGCTGGAGCGAGGCATCCCCTTCGAGCAGCGCCACATCGGCCCGGATGCCGAGGCGCAGGCCAAGATGCTCGCCCAGGTGGGCTACGGCTCCCTGGACGAACTGACCGCCGCCGCGGTACCGGATGTGATCAAGACCGCGGCCGCGTTGAACCTCCCCGAGGCGCGGACCGAGGCCGAGGTGCTGGCCGAGCTCCGCTCGCTCGCCGACCGCAACCAGGTCCTCTCCTCCATGATCGGCCTCGGTTACTACGGCACCTTCACGCCGCCGGTGATCCTGCGCAACGTCATGGAGAACCCGGCCTGGTACACGGCCTACACGCCGTACCAGCCGGAGATCTCGCAGGGCCGCCTGGAGGCGCTGCTGAACTTCCAGACCGTCGTCGCCGACCTGACCGGCCTGCCGACCTCGGGTGCCTCCCTGCTCGACGAGGGCACCGCGGCCGCCGAGGCCATGTCGCTGGCCCGCCGCGTCGGCAAGGTCAAGGGCGGCGTCTTCCTGATCGACGCCGACGCCCTGCCCCAGACCATCGCCGTGATCGAGACCCGCGCCGAGCCGATCGGGGTCGAGGTCGTCGTCGCGGACCTGTCCGAGGGCATCCCGGCCGAGATCGCCGAGCGCGGTGTCTTCGGCGTGCTGCTCCAGTACCCCGGCGCCTCCGGCGCCGTGCGGGAGATCAAGCCGGTCATCGACCAGGCGCACGAGCTGGGCGCGATCGTCACCGTCTCCGCCGACCTCCTCGCGCTGACCCTGCTGGTCTCCCCGGGGGAGCTCGGCGCCGACATCGCGGTGGGCACCACGCAGCGCTTCGGCGTCCCGATGGGCTTCGGCGGACCGCACGCCGGCTACATGGCCGTCCAGGCCAAGCACGCCCGCTCGCTGCCCGGCCGCCTCGTCGGCGTCTCCGTCGACGCGGACGGCAACAAGGCCTACCGCCTCGCCCTCCAGACCCGCGAGCAGCACATCCGCCGCGAGAAGGCCACCAGCAACATCTGCACCGCGCAGGTGCTCCTCGCCGTCATGGCCGGGATGTACGCCGTCTACCACGGCCCGGACGGCCTGCGCACGATCGCCCGCCGGACCCACCGCTACGCCGCCCTGCTCGCCGCGGGCCTGACGGCCGGCGGGGTCGAGGTCGTGCACGGCGCGTACTTCGACACCGTCACCGCCCGGGTTCCCGGACGGGCCGCCGAGGTCGTGGCCGCCGCCCGCGAGGCCGGGGTCAACCTCTACCGGGCCGACGCCGACCTCGTCTCCATCGCCTGTGACGAGACGACGCTGCGCGCCGACATCGAGGCCGTCTGGGGCGCCTTCGGCGTCACGGCGGACATCGAGGCGCTGGACGCCACCGCCGAGGACACGCTGCCCGAGGGTCTGCTGCGCTCGGACCAGTACCTGACGCACCCGGTGTTCCACCAGCACCGCAGCGAGACCGCCATGCTGCGCTACCTGCGCAAGCTCGCGGACAAGGACTACGCGCTGGACCGCGGCATGATCCCGCTGGGCTCCTGCACGATGAAGCTCAACGCGACCACCGAGATGGAGCCGGTGACCTGGCCCGAGTTCGGCCAGCTGCACCCGTTCGCCCCGGTGGAGCAGGCCGAGGGCTACCTCACGCTCATCACCGAGCTGGAGGAACGTCTCTGCGAGGTCACCGGCTACGACAAGGTCTCGATCCAGCCGAACGCCGGCTCCCAGGGTGAGCTCGCCGGTCTGCTGGCCGTGCGCGCCTACCACCGCGCGAACGGCGACGAGCAGCGCACCATCTGCCTCATCCCGTCCTCGGCGCACGGCACGAACGCCGCCAGCGCCGTGATGGCCGGCATGAAGGTCGTCGTCGTCAAGACCGCCGACGACGGCGAGGTGGACGCGGACGACCTGCGCGCCAAGATCGAGCAGTACCGCGACGAGCTCGCCGTCCTGATGATCACCTACCCCTCGACGCACGGTGTCTTCGAGGAGCACGTCGCCGACATCTGCGCCCAGGTGCACGAGGCGGGCGGCCAGGTCTACGTGGACGGCGCCAACCTCAACGCCCTGGTGGGTCTGGCCAAGCCGGGCCACTTCGGCGGCGACGTCTCGCACCTGAACCTGCACAAGACCTTCTGCATCCCGCACGGCGGCGGCGGTCCGGGCGTCGGCCCGGTCGGTGTCCGGGCGCACCTCGCCCCCTACCTGCCCAACCACCCGCTCCAGCCGACCGCCGGCCCCGAGACGGGCGTCGGCCCGATCTCCGCGGCGCCCTGGGGTTCGGCCGGCATCCTGCCGATCTCCTGGTCCTACGTCCGCCTGATGGGCGGCGAGGGTCTCAAGCGCGCCACCCAGGTGGCGGTGCTCGGTGCCAACTACATCGCCAAGCGTCTGGAGCCGCACTACCCGGTGCTCTACACGGGCCCCGGCAACCTGGTCGCGCACGAGTGCATCATCGACCTGCGGCCGCTGTCGAAGACGACGGGCGTGAGCGTGGACGACATCGCCAAGCGTCTGATCGACTACGGCTTCCACGCCCCGACGATGTCCTTCCCGGTGGCCGGCACGCTGATGATCGAGCCGACGGAGTCCGAGGACCTCGCCGAGATCGACCGGTTCTGCGACGCGATGATCGCCATCCGCGGCGAGATCGAGCGGGTCGCGGGCGGCGAGTGGCCGGTGGACGACAACCCGCTGGCCAACTCCCCCCACACCGCGGCGGCGCTCGGCGGCGAGTGGAACCACCCGTACAGCCGTGACGAGGCCGTCTTCCCGGGCGGCGTCACCGCGGCCGAGAAGTACTGGCCGCCGGTGCGCCGGATCGACGGCGCCTTCGGCGACCGGAACCTGGTGTGCTCCTGCCCGCCGCTGGACGAGTACGACGCCTGA
- a CDS encoding DUF5999 family protein, with protein MCQHQPACPSSESADREAARPVANHPEQGWSLLCNGVLLFEDTGELLPDGQIIAPHRPLAVA; from the coding sequence ATGTGCCAGCACCAGCCTGCCTGCCCGTCATCAGAGTCCGCCGACCGGGAGGCCGCGCGCCCGGTGGCCAACCACCCGGAACAGGGCTGGAGCCTGCTGTGCAACGGCGTCCTGCTCTTCGAGGACACCGGTGAGCTGCTGCCGGACGGCCAGATCATCGCCCCGCACCGCCCGCTCGCGGTCGCCTGA
- a CDS encoding glutamate-cysteine ligase family protein — protein sequence MGEKVVAGGFDLSDRQRYRRKLRECLEGLERLLAEQRFDRPKNMMGLEIELNLAGADGLPKMVNAQVLERIASPDFQTELGMFNLEVNVLPHRLEGRVFDQLAEELSAGLHYAHRQAAEIDAGVVMIGILPTVSRADLALANLSAVDRYSLLNEQILMMRGEDFTLDIEGVERVTWTTGSIVPEAACTSVQLHLQVTPARFADVWNAAQAVAAVQIAVGANSPFLFGRELWRESRPPLFTQATDTRPPELQAQGVRPRTWFGERWVESAYELFAENVRYFPALLPICDEEEPLRVLAEGGVPSLQELVLHNGTVYRWNRPVYGVADGVPHLRVENRVLPAGPTVADVVANAAFYYGLVRTLADEPRPVWTRLPFAEAEANFDAACRYGMDARLHWPRRGRGAGLASVPAVRLVLDELLPMAAAGLDAWGIAPADRDRCLGIIEERCRSRVNGATWQVDTYHQALAGGLERDAALAATTRRYTELMHRGDPVHTWPVGLPEREVDASAAIGR from the coding sequence ATGGGGGAGAAGGTCGTGGCAGGCGGATTCGACCTGTCCGATCGGCAGCGGTATCGGAGGAAGCTGCGGGAGTGCCTGGAGGGCCTGGAGCGACTTCTGGCAGAGCAGAGGTTCGATCGCCCGAAGAACATGATGGGGCTGGAGATCGAATTGAATCTCGCGGGTGCCGACGGGTTGCCGAAAATGGTGAATGCCCAGGTCCTGGAACGGATAGCGAGCCCCGATTTCCAGACCGAGCTCGGAATGTTCAACCTGGAGGTCAACGTCCTCCCGCACCGCCTGGAGGGCCGTGTTTTCGACCAGCTCGCCGAGGAACTGAGCGCCGGACTCCACTACGCCCACCGGCAGGCCGCGGAGATCGACGCGGGCGTGGTGATGATCGGGATCCTGCCCACCGTCTCCCGGGCCGATCTGGCCTTGGCGAACCTCTCGGCGGTGGACCGCTACTCGCTGCTGAACGAGCAGATCCTCATGATGCGCGGCGAGGACTTCACCCTCGACATCGAGGGCGTCGAGCGGGTCACCTGGACCACCGGCTCGATCGTGCCGGAAGCGGCCTGCACCTCCGTGCAGTTGCACTTGCAGGTGACCCCGGCCCGGTTCGCGGACGTGTGGAACGCGGCGCAGGCGGTGGCGGCCGTACAGATAGCGGTCGGCGCCAACTCCCCGTTCCTGTTCGGCCGGGAGCTGTGGCGCGAGTCCCGGCCGCCGCTGTTCACCCAGGCCACCGACACCCGGCCGCCCGAGCTCCAGGCGCAGGGCGTGCGGCCGCGCACCTGGTTCGGGGAGCGGTGGGTGGAGTCGGCGTACGAACTCTTCGCGGAGAACGTCCGCTACTTCCCCGCGCTGCTGCCGATCTGCGACGAGGAGGAGCCGCTGCGGGTGCTCGCCGAGGGCGGGGTGCCCAGCCTCCAGGAGCTGGTGCTGCACAACGGCACGGTCTACCGCTGGAACCGGCCCGTGTACGGGGTCGCCGACGGTGTGCCGCACCTGCGGGTGGAGAACCGGGTGCTGCCGGCCGGGCCGACGGTGGCCGACGTCGTGGCCAACGCGGCCTTCTACTACGGCCTCGTACGGACGCTCGCGGACGAACCGCGTCCGGTGTGGACCCGGCTCCCCTTCGCCGAGGCGGAGGCCAACTTCGACGCGGCCTGCCGGTACGGGATGGACGCCCGGCTGCACTGGCCACGCCGGGGCCGGGGCGCGGGCCTGGCGAGCGTACCGGCGGTGCGCCTGGTGCTGGACGAGCTGCTGCCGATGGCGGCCGCGGGCCTGGACGCGTGGGGGATCGCACCCGCCGACCGGGACCGCTGCCTGGGGATCATCGAGGAGCGCTGCCGGAGCCGGGTGAACGGGGCGACCTGGCAGGTGGACACCTACCACCAGGCGCTCGCGGGCGGCCTGGAGCGCGACGCCGCGCTGGCCGCGACGACCCGGCGGTACACCGAGCTGATGCACCGGGGCGACCCCGTGCACACCTGGCCCGTCGGGCTCCCGGAGCGGGAGGTGGACGCCTCGGCGGCGATCGGCCGCTGA
- a CDS encoding CPBP family intramembrane glutamic endopeptidase: protein MGVADNGTAERESHVRVEPEPVAVDRREDGRGYLRTETLLVLALSLGASAVSALISFIGSLTKPGGLKDQAATLNGSYAPGRPWLDLAWQLFGIATALVPVLLVAHLLTREGAPGLRVLGFDRTSPGRDLGRGVLVAAGIGSAGLAFYLASRAAGFNLTVVPEALPDVWWKFPVLILSALQNAVVEEVIVLAYLLRRLDGLGWSPTAALLASSVLRGSYHLYQGVGGFVGNMVMGVVFVLAYRRWGRVTPLVVAHALLDIVAFGGYALLAGHVSWLPTP, encoded by the coding sequence ATGGGGGTGGCGGACAACGGGACGGCGGAACGGGAGTCGCACGTGCGGGTGGAGCCGGAGCCGGTGGCCGTGGACCGGCGGGAGGACGGCCGCGGGTACCTGCGGACCGAGACGCTGCTCGTGCTCGCGCTCTCCCTGGGCGCGAGCGCGGTCTCGGCGCTGATCAGTTTCATCGGCTCGCTGACCAAGCCGGGGGGCCTCAAGGACCAGGCCGCCACGCTCAACGGCTCGTACGCGCCCGGTCGCCCCTGGTTGGACCTCGCGTGGCAGCTGTTCGGGATCGCGACCGCGCTGGTGCCCGTCCTGCTCGTCGCCCACCTGCTGACCCGGGAGGGCGCGCCGGGTCTGCGGGTGCTCGGCTTCGACCGCACCAGCCCCGGCCGGGACCTGGGGCGGGGGGTGCTCGTCGCGGCGGGGATCGGCAGCGCGGGGCTGGCGTTCTACCTGGCGTCGCGGGCCGCCGGCTTCAACCTGACGGTGGTGCCGGAGGCGCTGCCCGACGTGTGGTGGAAGTTCCCGGTGCTGATCCTGTCCGCCCTGCAGAACGCGGTGGTGGAGGAGGTCATCGTGCTGGCCTACCTGCTGCGGCGGCTGGACGGGCTCGGCTGGTCCCCGACGGCGGCGCTGCTGGCCAGCTCGGTGCTGCGCGGCTCCTACCACCTGTACCAGGGCGTCGGCGGCTTCGTCGGCAACATGGTGATGGGCGTCGTCTTCGTCCTGGCCTACCGGCGCTGGGGCCGGGTGACTCCGCTGGTCGTCGCCCACGCGCTGCTCGACATCGTCGCCTTCGGCGGGTACGCCCTGCTGGCGGGCCACGTCTCCTGGCTGCCGACCCCCTGA
- a CDS encoding PhzF family phenazine biosynthesis protein has protein sequence MRIRIVDAFTDRPFGGNPAGVLVLDGEFPADRWLQQVAAEVNLSETAFARPLPPGGEADWALRWFTPATEVDMCGHATLATAHVLTASGLANGLIRFGTRSGVLTALAGDDGRITMDFPTSSLTPVETPAEVERALGAAALSVHDTSAHIGDLVVELADERAVRDLTPDHAALRAYARRGVIVTAAAEDPARGYDFVSRGFFPAVGIDEDPVTGSAHTALAPFWAARLGRPELVGLQGGRRTGLVTVRLAGDRTLLTGDAVTVLDGELRTGP, from the coding sequence ATGCGCATCCGAATCGTCGACGCCTTCACCGACCGTCCCTTCGGCGGGAATCCCGCCGGGGTGCTGGTCCTCGACGGGGAGTTCCCCGCGGACCGGTGGCTCCAGCAGGTAGCGGCGGAGGTCAACCTCTCCGAGACCGCCTTCGCCCGTCCCCTGCCGCCCGGCGGGGAGGCCGACTGGGCGCTGCGCTGGTTCACGCCGGCCACCGAGGTCGACATGTGCGGCCACGCCACCCTCGCCACGGCCCACGTCCTCACGGCGAGCGGCCTCGCGAACGGCCTGATCCGCTTCGGCACCCGCAGCGGCGTACTGACGGCACTGGCCGGCGACGACGGCCGGATCACGATGGACTTCCCGACGTCCTCGCTCACCCCCGTCGAGACGCCCGCCGAGGTGGAGCGCGCCCTGGGTGCCGCGGCCCTGTCCGTCCACGACACCTCCGCCCACATCGGCGACCTGGTGGTGGAACTGGCCGACGAGCGGGCGGTACGGGACCTCACGCCCGACCACGCCGCCCTGCGTGCCTACGCCCGCCGCGGGGTGATCGTCACCGCGGCCGCCGAGGACCCCGCCCGCGGGTACGACTTCGTCTCCCGGGGCTTCTTCCCCGCCGTCGGCATCGACGAGGATCCCGTCACCGGCAGCGCCCACACCGCGCTCGCCCCCTTCTGGGCCGCCCGGCTGGGCCGCCCGGAACTGGTGGGGCTGCAGGGCGGGAGGCGCACCGGCCTGGTCACCGTCCGGCTCGCCGGCGACCGTACGCTCCTGACCGGCGACGCGGTCACGGTGCTGGACGGCGAGCTGCGCACCGGCCCCTGA